From Clavelina lepadiformis chromosome 9, kaClaLepa1.1, whole genome shotgun sequence, the proteins below share one genomic window:
- the LOC143470447 gene encoding pyruvate dehydrogenase (acetyl-transferring) kinase, mitochondrial-like, producing MRIVNKLLQAGLRRSVQNDYARNENALQRMIEYYSRFSPTPLSLRQFLDFAQKSGDEKRSFKWLRQELPTRLANMVKEMNRLPDGLQAMPSTQLVTSWYQQSFEEVIDFDQDNANCRDLVEFNKVLEGIIQRHRNVVETMAHGIMEWNELQKHPEDGQDKIQYFLDRFYTSRIGIRILINQHILLFGDSPVRQPDFYGTIDPKCDVPMVVEDAYNAAKFLCEQYYLGAPALNIDVHNEIEESSEVSIIYVPSHLHHICFELFKNSMRATMERYPHACDVPPVQVRVTKGKSDLGIKISDAGGGASRSVTTRWFEYLYSTAPRPPRSEDARVTPLAGYGYGLPISRLYARYLGGDLELQSMEGHGTDAYVYLKSLSTAAVETVPVFNSTTNEQYRRPHLTGDWVVPANQKLKQFRNPFNGH from the exons ATGCGCATCGTGAATAAATTGTTGCAAGCCGGTCTGCGTAGATCTGTTCAAAATGATTACGCAAGAAACGAAAATGCATTGCAGAGAATGATCGAATATTACAGCCGATTTTCGCCAACCCCGTTATCTTTGCGCCAATTTCTTGATTTCG CACAAAAAAGTGGAGATGAAAAAAGATCTTTTAAATGGCTTCGTCAGGAACTGCCCACAAGACTGGCAAACATGGTCAAG GAAATGAATCGTTTGCCGGACGGCTTGCAAGCTATGCCTTCAACGCAACTGGTGACCTCTTGGTACCAACAATCTTTCGAAGAAGTTATTGACTTTGATCAAGACAATGCGAACTGCAGAGATCTAGTGGA GTTCAATAAAGTTCTAGAAGGAATCATACAGAGGCATAGAAACGTCGTTGAGACGATGGCTCACGGAATTATGGAGTGGAATGAATTACAAAAGCATCCCGAAGACGGTCAAGACAAAATCCAATATTTTCTGGACCGCTTCTACACCAGTAGAATAGGCATTCGAATTCTCATAAACCAACACA TTCTTTTATTCGGGGATTCACCCGTGCGTCAGCCGGACTTTTACGGGACGATTGATCCTAAATGCGATGTGCCAATGGTGGTAGAAGACGCTTACAACGCAGCGAAATTCCTCTGCGAGCAATATTATCTCGGTGCCCCAGCTCTTAACATAGACGTTCATAATG aaataGAGGAATCATCTGAAGTGAGCATAATATACGTTCCTTCCCATCTCCACCACATATGCTTCGAGCTTTTTAAG AACTCGATGCGAGCGACGATGGAAAGATATCCTCACGCCTGCGATGTTCCTCCCGTCCAAGTCCGAGTTACGAAAGGAAAATCGGATCTCGGCATCAAGATCTCGGATGCTGGTGGTGGAGCATCCCGGTCCGTCACCACGAGGTGGTTCGAGTATCTCTACAGCACTGCTCCGCGCCCTCCTCGTAGCGAAGATGCAAGGGTCACGCCGCTG GCCGGCTATGGTTACGGTCTACCAATATCCCGTTTGTATGCGCGATACCTCGGTGGTGACTTGGAACTTCAGTCGATGGAAGGTCATGGAACCGATGCGTATGTTTATCTCAAA TCACTTTCAACTGCTGCTGTTGAAACGGTTCCTGTCTTTAACTCCACCACCAATGAGCAGTACCGTCGTCCTCACCTCACCGGTGATTGGGTAGTTCCAGCCAATCAGAAGCTAAAGCAATTTCGTAATCCGTTCAACGGCCATTGA